ATGGTGACCCTTGCCGGGAGCAAGGCCGAGCAGAGTTGCCGGGCAAAGGGGCTGCGGGTCGCGGCCGAGGGTTTCGCCGACCGCGCCTACAATGCCGACGGCACGCTGGTGTCGCGCAAGCTGCCGGGCTCGCTTATCGACGATCCGCAGCGTGCGGCCGCGCAGGCCGCACGCATGGCGACCGAGGGCAAGGTGCGCGCGATCGACGGCGCCGACATCGATCTGCGCGTGCACACGATCTGCTGTCATGGCGACACGCCCGGCGCGCCGGCGATCGTGCGGGCCGTGCGCTCAGCGCTGGAACGTGCGGGCTGTCGCGTGCGGCCGATGCGAGAGATCGTTCGCGAAACCTGATTGGACTGTCATTCCCGCGCACGCGGGAATTCAGGTCAGCTCAGTGCGCGCTGTGCCCAGTACGCCGACAACAGCACCCGCTCATCGTCATCGCGCCCGCCGACCAGCTGCACGCCGATCGGCAGCCCGTTCGGCCCTGTGCCGGCGGGCAGCGTGACGCACGGAGCACCAAGCAGCGTCCAGTTGCGATTGAAGAGCGAATCGCCCGTGCTGGCCAGACCCTTCGGCGCCTCGTCGGGCGCGCTGGGCGTGAGCAGCACATCCACCGCGCTTTCCGCGAGCAGCCGGGCAAACTGGCTGCGGCATTGCACTGCGTGCTGTGCGGCTTCGGTATAGCGGCTGCGCGGCATGTCGATATGCAGCTCGATCTGGCGGCGCATGTGTTCGCTCAGGAGCGCCGGGTGAGCACGCCACTCGGCGGCCAGACCGCGCGCCATCTCGAAATTCGACATGGTCTGCTGCTCCTCGTAGAGCCGATCGAAGTCGGAGGCCAGCGCAACCTCGCGCACGGCGGCGCCGCGCTGCGAAAGCGTCTGCGCCGCCCGCTCGAGGATCGCATGGGTCGCATGCGACGCCTTGTCCCAGCGCGACGTGCGGCATAGGCCGATGCGCGGTGCATGGTCCGCCGCCGCGAAGTCGGGCAGGAGGCGACCCGAAGTCGCGTGCACGGTGAGCGCGCAATCCTCCACCGATCGCGCCAGCACGCCGATGGTATCGAGCGACTCGGACAAGTGCTTCATGCCGGCGCAGTTGATCGAGCCGAAC
This portion of the Betaproteobacteria bacterium genome encodes:
- a CDS encoding amidase; its protein translation is MTAPNRLSATEALARMRAGTLSAEALMAACLDRIRAREPEVRAWVHLEAAATALERARAFDPASMRGALAAIPLGVKDVIDSGDMPTQYNSPFYAAFRPRVDAACVAMARREGAIVVGKTVTTEFASRVPGPTCNPHNPEHTPGGSSSGSAAAVADCMVPIAFGTQTGGSVIRPAAYCGVVGYKPTFGSINCAGMKHLSESLDTIGVLARSVEDCALTVHATSGRLLPDFAAADHAPRIGLCRTSRWDKASHATHAILERAAQTLSQRGAAVREVALASDFDRLYEEQQTMSNFEMARGLAAEWRAHPALLSEHMRRQIELHIDMPRSRYTEAAQHAVQCRSQFARLLAESAVDVLLTPSAPDEAPKGLASTGDSLFNRNWTLLGAPCVTLPAGTGPNGLPIGVQLVGGRDDDERVLLSAYWAQRALS